In Amycolatopsis sp. EV170708-02-1, the following are encoded in one genomic region:
- a CDS encoding alpha/beta hydrolase gives MAVVAGAFLASGLVLAPAAGAAPAAKAEPDTAALAGALTKQAVAWGECSFPSVAPATEAELKKVKGLACATVQVPRDWHNPQDGNTIGVRVSKTGTAYPGTGRQGIALVNPGGPGGEGLPWGAAMAMRSPVLASQYDFVGFDPRGVGQSTPLTCSYTVPDSTDQNVISRAKVEGCLKNPLTKFITTEQTAYDMDFIRVLLGEKKTSYIGYSYGTWLGTWYATTFPSKAHRFLLDSSTDASRSTLEKTWDLQPRSRDRQFQEALLPYVARNDAKYKAGTDPLEIRRNWEKAGGTREFAGMLYAAWFIIPAMYDTTQYPSAASMVAALAKGPAPTGTDAEKLEQVVAKALATPGLTDANKAFLNKAKGNALEAIAKKDSVERKASYQGGAEVETWDAAFEAIRCQDGQWNQNLHYWTYWQADLTVNAPFIAPIMALSGAPLCAFWPTTNAKPAPDAKTFPKLLIAQTELDAATPYEGALATANGLPGAKMISVDNEGSHGIFPYNTDCVDDPIVAYFQTGLTPKKKFTGCQGLPLPGEDKTVEVGGNLGHDGKIKIKMITPQVRKANEIVRELLEGTATPEADEKGLPANA, from the coding sequence GTGGCCGTGGTCGCCGGTGCGTTCCTGGCCTCGGGCCTGGTGCTGGCCCCCGCCGCGGGTGCGGCTCCCGCGGCCAAGGCCGAGCCGGACACCGCGGCGCTCGCCGGCGCGCTGACCAAGCAGGCCGTGGCCTGGGGCGAGTGCTCGTTCCCGTCCGTCGCGCCGGCGACGGAAGCGGAACTGAAGAAGGTCAAGGGGCTGGCCTGCGCCACCGTCCAGGTGCCGCGGGACTGGCACAACCCGCAGGACGGCAACACGATCGGCGTCCGCGTCTCCAAGACCGGGACCGCCTACCCCGGCACCGGCAGGCAGGGCATCGCGCTGGTCAACCCCGGCGGACCCGGCGGCGAAGGTCTCCCGTGGGGCGCCGCGATGGCGATGCGCAGCCCCGTGCTGGCCTCGCAGTACGACTTCGTCGGCTTCGACCCGCGCGGCGTCGGCCAGAGCACCCCGCTGACCTGTAGCTACACCGTGCCGGACAGCACGGATCAGAACGTGATCAGCCGGGCGAAGGTCGAGGGCTGCCTGAAGAACCCGCTGACGAAGTTCATCACCACCGAGCAGACCGCGTACGACATGGACTTCATCCGGGTGCTGCTCGGGGAGAAGAAGACCAGCTACATCGGCTACTCGTACGGCACGTGGCTCGGCACCTGGTACGCCACCACGTTCCCGAGCAAGGCGCACCGCTTCCTGCTCGACTCCTCGACCGACGCGAGCCGCTCGACCCTGGAGAAGACCTGGGATCTGCAGCCGCGCAGCCGTGACCGCCAGTTCCAGGAGGCGTTGCTGCCCTACGTCGCGCGCAACGACGCCAAGTACAAGGCGGGCACCGACCCGCTGGAGATCCGCCGCAACTGGGAGAAGGCGGGCGGCACGCGGGAATTCGCGGGCATGCTCTACGCCGCGTGGTTCATCATCCCGGCGATGTACGACACCACCCAGTATCCGTCGGCGGCCTCCATGGTGGCCGCGCTGGCGAAGGGACCGGCGCCCACCGGGACCGACGCGGAGAAGCTGGAGCAGGTCGTCGCGAAGGCGCTCGCCACCCCCGGCCTGACCGACGCGAACAAGGCGTTCCTGAACAAGGCCAAGGGCAACGCGCTGGAGGCCATCGCGAAGAAGGACTCGGTCGAGCGCAAGGCCTCCTATCAGGGCGGCGCCGAGGTCGAGACCTGGGACGCGGCGTTCGAGGCGATCCGTTGCCAGGACGGCCAGTGGAACCAGAACCTGCACTACTGGACCTACTGGCAGGCGGACCTGACGGTGAACGCGCCGTTCATCGCGCCGATCATGGCCCTGTCGGGTGCGCCGCTGTGCGCGTTCTGGCCGACCACCAACGCCAAGCCGGCGCCGGACGCCAAGACGTTCCCGAAGCTGCTGATCGCGCAGACCGAACTCGACGCGGCCACGCCGTACGAGGGCGCGCTCGCCACCGCGAACGGCCTGCCGGGCGCCAAGATGATCAGCGTCGACAACGAAGGCAGCCACGGGATCTTCCCGTACAACACCGACTGCGTCGACGACCCGATCGTCGCCTACTTCCAGACCGGTCTCACGCCGAAGAAGAAGTTCACCGGCTGCCAGGGCCTGCCCTTGCCCGGTGAGGACAAGACGGTCGAGGTCGGAGGGAACCTCGGGCACGACGGGAAGATCAAGATCAAGATGATCACGCCCCAGGTGCGCAAGGCGAACGAGATCGTCCGTGAGCTGCTCGAAGGCACCGCCACGCCGGAAGCGGACGAGAAGGGCCTGCCCGCCAACGCCTGA
- a CDS encoding flavodoxin family protein, producing MKVVIVCVSVSHGNTERVAEAMAGVLGARVVSPEGIEPADLESCDLVGFGSGIFGMDFHPRLRRFVEELPGEQRRKAFVFTTSGLPEPPFRRYLRRLARLLGHKGFDVVGTFSCRGFDTWLPFKLVGGIGRNRPGTADLDAARRFAERLAHTRVGRNSRD from the coding sequence GTGAAGGTCGTCATCGTGTGCGTTTCGGTGTCGCACGGCAACACCGAAAGGGTCGCCGAAGCAATGGCGGGGGTGCTCGGCGCCCGCGTCGTCAGCCCCGAGGGGATCGAGCCCGCCGACCTCGAATCCTGTGACCTGGTGGGATTCGGCTCGGGGATCTTCGGCATGGACTTCCATCCGCGCCTGCGCCGGTTCGTCGAGGAGCTGCCGGGGGAACAGCGGCGGAAGGCGTTCGTGTTCACCACGAGCGGGCTGCCCGAACCGCCGTTCCGGCGTTACCTCCGCCGCCTGGCGCGGCTGCTCGGCCACAAGGGGTTCGACGTGGTGGGCACGTTCTCGTGCCGCGGCTTCGACACGTGGCTCCCGTTCAAGCTCGTCGGTGGTATCGGCAGGAATCGCCCCGGCACGGCCGATCTCGACGCGGCGCGCCGGTTCGCCGAACGCCTCGCGCACACCCGCGTGGGCCGTAACTCGCGTGATTGA
- a CDS encoding serine hydrolase: protein MNTETLLVRLRAELGDGGLRGSFLVRDLRTGHEAGIDPDLEFPSASLVKIPLAAATLERIRRGELDGSAPLDVEPGRATAPGPTGLTRFRHPARVAIDDLLYLTMAISDETAADALFALTPPAEVTRMTREWGVTGITARHPAADLSDTPAERFDPADVHLAHALAINAGTAGQGHPVPQLDVTRASSGSARAFVNLLEALWKPSKVDEEVAARVRELMGLNLLRQRLSPDFVSDATKWSSKTGTVLNLRHEVGVVEHADGGMFAIAALTESRVPAAIQPEAEVLMARVARELRDHLREG from the coding sequence GTGAACACGGAAACGCTGCTCGTGCGGCTGCGCGCCGAACTGGGCGACGGCGGCCTGCGGGGTTCGTTCCTCGTGCGTGATCTGCGGACCGGCCACGAGGCGGGCATCGATCCGGACCTCGAGTTCCCGAGCGCCTCGCTGGTGAAGATCCCGCTCGCCGCGGCGACCCTGGAGCGGATCCGGCGCGGCGAGCTGGACGGCTCGGCGCCGCTCGACGTCGAGCCGGGGCGGGCCACCGCGCCGGGGCCGACCGGGCTGACCCGGTTCCGGCATCCGGCCAGGGTGGCGATCGATGACCTGCTCTACCTGACGATGGCCATCAGCGACGAGACCGCCGCGGACGCGCTGTTCGCGCTGACGCCGCCCGCCGAGGTCACCAGGATGACGCGCGAATGGGGCGTCACCGGGATCACCGCGCGGCATCCGGCCGCGGATCTCAGCGACACCCCCGCCGAACGCTTCGACCCCGCCGACGTCCACCTCGCGCACGCGCTCGCGATCAACGCGGGCACGGCGGGGCAGGGCCATCCCGTTCCGCAGCTCGACGTCACGCGCGCGAGCTCCGGTTCGGCGCGCGCGTTCGTGAACCTGCTGGAAGCGCTGTGGAAGCCGTCCAAAGTGGACGAAGAGGTGGCGGCGCGGGTGCGTGAGCTCATGGGGCTCAACCTGCTGCGTCAGCGGCTGAGCCCGGATTTCGTCTCCGACGCGACGAAATGGTCGTCGAAGACGGGCACCGTGCTGAACCTGCGGCACGAGGTCGGAGTGGTCGAGCACGCCGACGGCGGGATGTTCGCGATCGCCGCGCTGACCGAATCCAGGGTGCCGGCGGCGATCCAGCCGGAGGCCGAAGTGCTGATGGCCCGCGTGGCGCGGGAGCTGCGGGATCACCTGCGCGAGGGGTGA
- a CDS encoding LysR family transcriptional regulator: MVVDLIGSCRAFVSVSEAGTFTAGAALARIPQPVASRRIAALERHFGERLFDRSTRRAVLTPFGRDMLPSAKRLVALADTLEHDARRARLRPMRLAMPETCTVRELAELDAAARALDVFLEFRQAPPRERAELVRTQEVRAALTAVPGEEGTWKVPLGLAGVGRLRADVLHLETLRVGRSGGAPRRVWIQPEDDVPHLADRLFRIRDAVGLRPAQVSVADSLTAAAAAVFGSDDLLLCSAAQATELGLAWRAIGEIRLVRGFEITVGPGEDAQRLRARLWPDIARCLGAEETT; this comes from the coding sequence GTGGTCGTGGACCTGATCGGGAGCTGCCGGGCGTTCGTGAGCGTGAGCGAGGCCGGGACGTTCACCGCCGGAGCCGCGCTCGCGCGCATCCCCCAGCCGGTGGCGAGCCGCCGGATCGCCGCGCTGGAACGGCATTTCGGCGAGCGGCTGTTCGACCGCTCCACCCGGCGCGCCGTGCTCACCCCGTTCGGGCGGGACATGTTGCCGTCGGCGAAACGGCTGGTGGCGTTGGCCGACACCCTGGAACACGACGCGCGGCGCGCCAGGCTGCGGCCGATGCGGCTGGCGATGCCGGAAACCTGCACCGTCCGCGAGCTCGCCGAACTCGACGCGGCGGCGCGGGCGCTGGACGTCTTCCTGGAGTTCCGGCAGGCGCCGCCGCGAGAGCGGGCGGAACTCGTGCGCACGCAGGAGGTCCGGGCGGCGCTCACCGCGGTCCCCGGCGAAGAGGGCACCTGGAAGGTGCCGCTCGGGCTGGCGGGCGTGGGCAGGCTGCGGGCGGACGTCCTCCATCTGGAAACGTTGCGGGTCGGCCGGTCCGGCGGTGCGCCGCGCCGGGTCTGGATCCAGCCGGAAGACGACGTCCCGCATCTGGCCGACCGCCTCTTCCGGATCCGTGACGCGGTGGGGCTGCGGCCCGCGCAGGTGTCCGTCGCCGATTCGCTCACCGCGGCCGCCGCGGCCGTGTTCGGTTCGGACGATCTGCTGCTGTGCTCGGCGGCGCAGGCCACCGAGCTCGGCTTGGCCTGGCGGGCCATCGGCGAGATCCGGCTCGTGCGCGGGTTCGAGATCACAGTGGGGCCCGGCGAGGACGCGCAGCGGCTCCGGGCACGATTGTGGCCGGACATCGCCCGGTGTCTCGGCGCGGAGGAGACGACGTGA
- the bla gene encoding class A beta-lactamase — translation MSVTPRRWAALLALSVASLTACSTPAPEQPPAATPSVSTERPDFEGLERAYGARLGVYAVDTATGREVAFRADERFAYASTHKVFSAGGVLQRTPVAELDRTVTYGKEDLVTNSPVTEKHVATGLPLRAVIDATLRYSDNTGGNLLFRELGGPEGLNAVFRGIGDTTSHADRIEPELNDTAPGDDRDTSTPRALAVSLRAFALGDALPEDKRKILVDMMRANTTGDQNIRAGVPGWAVADKTGTAAYGTRNDIGVVWPPNRAPIVVSVLTERQAKEAEIDNKLLADATAAAMKALP, via the coding sequence GTGTCCGTCACCCCTCGCCGGTGGGCCGCCCTGCTGGCGCTCTCGGTCGCCTCACTCACCGCGTGTTCCACGCCCGCACCCGAGCAGCCGCCCGCCGCCACCCCGTCCGTGTCGACCGAACGACCGGACTTCGAAGGGCTCGAACGCGCTTACGGCGCCCGGCTCGGCGTGTACGCGGTGGACACCGCGACCGGCCGCGAGGTCGCCTTCCGCGCCGACGAACGGTTCGCCTACGCCTCGACCCACAAGGTGTTCAGCGCCGGCGGCGTCCTGCAGCGGACGCCGGTCGCCGAGCTGGACCGCACGGTGACCTACGGAAAGGAGGACCTGGTCACGAATTCGCCGGTCACGGAGAAACACGTGGCGACCGGCCTGCCGTTGCGCGCCGTCATCGACGCGACCCTCCGGTACAGCGACAACACCGGCGGGAACCTGCTCTTTCGCGAACTCGGCGGCCCCGAAGGACTCAACGCGGTGTTCCGCGGGATCGGCGACACGACGAGCCACGCCGACCGGATCGAACCCGAACTCAACGACACGGCGCCCGGGGACGACAGGGACACCAGCACACCCCGCGCCCTCGCCGTGAGCCTGCGTGCCTTCGCGCTCGGCGACGCCCTCCCCGAGGACAAGCGCAAGATCCTGGTCGACATGATGCGCGCCAACACCACCGGCGACCAGAACATCCGCGCCGGGGTGCCCGGGTGGGCGGTCGCCGACAAGACCGGCACGGCGGCCTACGGCACGCGCAACGACATCGGGGTCGTGTGGCCGCCGAACCGGGCGCCGATCGTCGTCTCGGTGCTCACCGAACGGCAGGCCAAGGAGGCCGAGATCGACAACAAGCTGCTCGCCGACGCCACCGCGGCCGCGATGAAGGCACTCCCCTGA
- a CDS encoding Calx-beta domain-containing protein: MSRRPLLVVLAAVTAMVASTAVAAAAPPGVDPATVDLTLDAGQSKTVTKNVTTSAVPPNPDLVLLADTTGSMGGPIGNVRSNASAITGDVLAAQPTAQFGVAEYKDFTDSVPFKVNQGITGDTNAVQAGINQWVAAGGGDTPEANLNALYQLATGAVAFRPDGTRIIAWFGDAPSHDPSGGHTLAQTIAALQAAKIRVVAVNVGALDATGQASAITSATGGVLLNNVPAGQVSQAILDGIKSIEVTVTPKVTSCDPQLTVTNDPGSVKVTSGQVATFTETIKVAAGAAPGTYQCVVDYQVDGMSRGYVETTTVRVLGLTINDVTVGEGSGGAQVPATFTVSLLGGPSPHPVTVQYATANGTATAPADYAAASGTVTFAPGQTARPVTVLVAPDKVDEPDETFTVNLSAPSGAGLLDATGVGTIVDDDRDGVFSCTGTAANVLGVTAARANPANLPCADDSSTVAAATLNAGLIKVDTKVLTASTDLTPDDQSAAPAAGDRALASAKIDKTVISTLGLTVELGVIQSQATATCQPSPGGLAPVLAGSSNVASLKINGESITVGSAPLTIPLVIGSLKLNGQTVANGVVKQQAVALETALAKIVLAESQADVHGTSAHPAGNPCRR, translated from the coding sequence ATGTCACGAAGACCACTACTCGTCGTCCTGGCCGCCGTCACGGCGATGGTCGCGTCCACCGCGGTCGCCGCCGCGGCCCCGCCGGGAGTCGACCCGGCCACGGTCGATCTCACCCTCGACGCGGGGCAGAGCAAAACCGTCACCAAGAACGTGACGACCTCGGCCGTGCCGCCGAATCCCGACCTCGTCCTGCTCGCGGACACCACGGGCAGCATGGGCGGCCCGATCGGCAACGTGCGGTCGAACGCCAGCGCCATCACCGGTGACGTGCTCGCCGCGCAGCCGACCGCGCAGTTCGGCGTCGCCGAGTACAAGGACTTCACCGATTCGGTGCCGTTCAAGGTCAACCAGGGCATCACCGGGGACACGAACGCCGTCCAGGCGGGGATCAACCAGTGGGTGGCGGCGGGCGGCGGGGACACGCCCGAGGCGAACCTGAACGCGCTTTACCAGCTGGCCACCGGCGCGGTCGCCTTCCGGCCGGACGGCACCCGCATCATCGCGTGGTTCGGCGACGCGCCGTCGCACGATCCGAGCGGCGGGCACACGCTGGCCCAGACCATCGCGGCGCTGCAGGCGGCGAAGATCCGCGTGGTCGCCGTCAACGTCGGCGCACTCGATGCCACGGGGCAGGCCTCCGCCATCACCTCGGCGACGGGCGGCGTCCTGCTGAACAACGTCCCGGCCGGGCAGGTCTCGCAAGCCATCTTGGACGGCATCAAGTCCATCGAGGTCACCGTGACCCCGAAGGTGACCAGCTGCGACCCGCAGCTCACTGTCACCAACGATCCCGGCAGCGTCAAGGTGACCAGCGGCCAGGTCGCCACGTTCACCGAGACGATCAAGGTGGCGGCCGGGGCGGCCCCGGGCACCTACCAGTGCGTCGTGGACTACCAGGTCGACGGGATGTCCCGCGGGTACGTCGAGACCACGACCGTGCGCGTGCTCGGGTTGACCATCAACGACGTGACGGTCGGCGAGGGCTCCGGTGGCGCGCAAGTCCCGGCGACGTTCACGGTGTCGCTGCTCGGCGGCCCGAGCCCCCATCCGGTGACGGTCCAGTACGCGACCGCCAACGGCACCGCGACCGCGCCCGCCGACTACGCGGCGGCGAGCGGGACGGTCACGTTCGCGCCCGGTCAGACGGCCAGACCGGTGACCGTCCTGGTCGCCCCGGACAAGGTCGACGAGCCGGACGAGACCTTCACGGTGAACCTGTCGGCCCCGTCGGGTGCCGGTCTCCTCGACGCGACCGGGGTCGGCACGATCGTCGACGACGACCGTGACGGCGTCTTCTCCTGCACGGGGACCGCGGCGAACGTCCTCGGTGTGACCGCGGCGCGGGCCAACCCGGCGAACCTGCCGTGTGCCGACGACAGCAGCACCGTCGCCGCCGCGACGCTCAACGCCGGCCTGATCAAGGTGGACACCAAGGTCCTCACCGCGTCGACCGATCTCACGCCGGACGACCAGTCGGCGGCTCCGGCCGCGGGCGATCGCGCGCTGGCGTCGGCCAAGATCGACAAGACGGTGATCAGCACGCTCGGGTTGACCGTCGAGCTCGGCGTGATCCAGTCGCAGGCGACCGCGACCTGCCAGCCGTCGCCGGGCGGGCTCGCGCCGGTGCTCGCGGGCAGCTCGAACGTCGCCTCGCTGAAGATCAACGGCGAGTCGATCACGGTGGGCTCGGCGCCGCTGACCATTCCGCTGGTCATCGGTTCGCTGAAGCTCAACGGCCAGACCGTGGCGAACGGCGTCGTGAAGCAGCAGGCCGTCGCGCTGGAAACCGCGCTCGCGAAGATCGTGCTCGCGGAGTCCCAGGCCGACGTGCACGGAACCTCGGCGCATCCGGCGGGCAACCCCTGCCGTCGCTGA
- a CDS encoding MarR family winged helix-turn-helix transcriptional regulator yields MATPDPDEALWLTPAEKEAWTGLVSLVLLLPGRLESPLQHDAGLTLFEYLALSHISEAPERRLRMSELAYLASGSLSRLSNVVKRFEQRGWVERTPDPADGRYTLAVLTDDGYDVVAAAAPTHVRSVRELVLDPLTAEDQRALARIAAKLRTRPADLG; encoded by the coding sequence ATGGCCACCCCGGACCCGGACGAAGCACTGTGGCTGACCCCTGCCGAAAAAGAGGCCTGGACCGGTCTGGTCTCCCTCGTTCTCCTGCTGCCGGGGCGGCTCGAATCGCCACTGCAGCACGACGCCGGGCTGACGCTGTTCGAGTACCTCGCCCTCAGTCATATTTCGGAGGCCCCGGAGCGGCGGCTGCGGATGAGCGAGCTGGCCTACCTCGCCAGCGGCTCGCTCTCTCGTCTGTCCAATGTGGTCAAACGCTTCGAGCAGCGCGGCTGGGTGGAGCGGACGCCGGACCCCGCCGACGGCCGCTACACCCTCGCCGTGCTCACCGACGACGGCTACGACGTGGTCGCCGCGGCCGCGCCGACGCACGTCCGTTCGGTGCGGGAGCTCGTCCTCGACCCGTTGACCGCGGAGGATCAGCGGGCGCTGGCCCGGATCGCCGCCAAGCTGAGGACGCGGCCCGCCGATCTCGGTTAG
- a CDS encoding Rid family hydrolase, whose product MTQPEFFATPGYGDRQLADMRYSQAVRVGDRIEISGQGGWDDDWNFPESLEEEIVQAFANVARTLATAGATWRDVISVDSYHVPEVPGFIGETHNRVMVAQFREHMGDRAPIWTEIGVPALGAPKMRVEIRVTAIAGNARV is encoded by the coding sequence ATGACCCAGCCGGAGTTCTTCGCCACGCCCGGATACGGCGACCGGCAACTGGCCGACATGCGCTACAGCCAGGCGGTGCGCGTCGGCGATCGCATCGAGATCTCGGGGCAGGGAGGCTGGGACGACGACTGGAACTTCCCCGAGTCGCTGGAGGAGGAAATCGTCCAAGCCTTCGCGAACGTCGCCCGCACCCTCGCCACCGCGGGCGCCACTTGGCGCGACGTCATCTCTGTCGACTCGTACCACGTCCCGGAGGTCCCCGGCTTCATCGGCGAGACCCACAACCGCGTGATGGTGGCGCAATTCCGCGAGCACATGGGCGACCGGGCGCCGATCTGGACCGAGATCGGCGTCCCCGCCCTCGGCGCGCCGAAGATGCGGGTCGAGATCAGGGTCACCGCGATCGCCGGGAACGCCCGCGTGTGA
- a CDS encoding ATP-binding protein: MGITKTRQAYEFPTGIAPPLRAVRAWLREQLSEIGSTTISDTELLTTELVTNAHEHADGVAELRVSVPSGRDVVRVEVDDRRPRLRPRRVLKDDPTSPHGRGLALVEAISTDWGVDTGAGFKTVWAEIPVL; the protein is encoded by the coding sequence GTGGGTATCACGAAAACACGACAGGCTTACGAATTCCCCACCGGCATCGCCCCACCGCTGAGAGCGGTCCGGGCTTGGCTGCGAGAGCAGCTGAGCGAGATCGGAAGCACCACCATCTCGGACACCGAGTTACTGACCACGGAACTGGTCACCAACGCGCACGAGCACGCGGACGGCGTCGCCGAGCTCAGGGTCTCCGTCCCCTCGGGCCGGGACGTCGTCCGCGTCGAAGTCGACGACCGCCGTCCGCGGCTGCGGCCGCGCCGCGTGCTCAAGGACGACCCGACGAGCCCCCACGGACGCGGGCTGGCGCTGGTCGAGGCGATCAGCACCGACTGGGGCGTGGACACGGGCGCGGGATTCAAGACGGTATGGGCGGAGATCCCGGTGCTCTGA
- a CDS encoding LD-carboxypeptidase, translated as MTAQRSTLVAPMPRPGDHVRLVSPASFPSPELVARTKAVLESWGLVVEIGAHALDRRGFLAGRDEDRLADLDDAFRDPAVRAVIATRGGAGAYRIADDLDFAAVLADPKPMIGFSDITALHLALWRHCGLAGIHGFLVGDRSAAATRRLLMDGEPAVLHRDPRAMTIAAEVPGTAAGDLVGGNLGTVAHAVGVGLPSLSGAILFLEAERTMGLGQIDRQLTQLIRSGALDGVRGIALGRFPGFEDFSDRGWTLVDVFKDRLGSLNVPVLGGIDVGHGPDPLSLPLGPAAVLDTDAGTLTVEPAVL; from the coding sequence GTGACCGCCCAGCGCAGCACCCTGGTCGCGCCGATGCCTCGGCCGGGTGACCACGTTCGTCTCGTCTCCCCCGCCAGCTTTCCGAGCCCCGAGCTGGTCGCCCGGACCAAGGCGGTGCTGGAAAGCTGGGGACTGGTAGTCGAGATCGGGGCGCACGCGCTCGATCGGCGAGGCTTCCTGGCCGGCCGGGACGAAGACCGGCTCGCCGACCTCGACGACGCGTTCCGCGATCCCGCCGTCCGCGCGGTGATCGCCACCCGGGGCGGAGCGGGCGCGTACCGCATCGCCGACGACCTGGACTTCGCCGCGGTCCTGGCCGATCCCAAGCCGATGATCGGTTTCAGCGACATCACCGCCCTGCACCTCGCGCTCTGGCGGCACTGCGGACTGGCGGGGATCCACGGTTTCCTGGTGGGCGACCGTTCCGCGGCCGCGACCCGAAGGCTGCTGATGGACGGCGAACCCGCGGTCCTGCACCGCGATCCGCGGGCCATGACCATCGCGGCCGAAGTGCCCGGCACCGCCGCCGGCGACCTCGTCGGCGGCAACCTCGGCACCGTCGCCCACGCGGTCGGCGTCGGCCTGCCCTCGCTGTCGGGCGCCATCCTGTTTCTCGAAGCCGAGCGGACGATGGGCCTCGGCCAGATCGATCGCCAGCTGACCCAGCTGATCCGATCGGGCGCGCTCGACGGCGTCCGCGGGATCGCACTCGGCCGGTTCCCCGGGTTCGAGGACTTCAGCGATCGAGGCTGGACGCTCGTCGATGTCTTCAAGGACCGCCTCGGCTCCTTGAACGTGCCGGTACTCGGCGGAATCGACGTCGGCCACGGCCCCGATCCGCTGTCGCTGCCGCTGGGACCGGCCGCCGTCCTGGACACGGACGCGGGAACGCTCACCGTCGAACCGGCGGTGCTCTGA
- a CDS encoding chlorophyllase, translating to MSTPVISIAPVELSTPDRAVDLRLRISVPATGKELPIILLSHGQGPSNHLSSLHGYAPLVNHWAAHGFAVVQPTHLSSRTLNLPPGDPEAPLYQRSRAEDMIRILDRLDEIEDAVPLLRGKLDQRRVAVAGHSMGGHTASLLLGARYTDPGSGEEVRLAEPRISAGVLLAAPGRGGDAVTGFVAENYPFFLSTDFSAMTTPALVVAGDQDASGHLTVRGPEWHTDPYFLSPGRKTLLTLFGAEHGLGGVSGYDVAETTDENPGRVAAVGRLTGAYLRSELYPGDTAWQAACEELAAAPDPLGRVESK from the coding sequence ATGAGCACGCCAGTGATCTCGATCGCCCCGGTGGAGCTGTCCACGCCGGACCGGGCCGTGGACCTGCGGCTGCGGATCTCCGTGCCGGCGACCGGAAAGGAGCTGCCGATCATCCTGCTGTCACACGGCCAGGGACCTTCGAACCATCTCTCGTCGTTGCACGGCTACGCCCCGCTCGTGAATCACTGGGCGGCGCACGGGTTCGCGGTCGTCCAGCCGACCCATCTGAGCTCGCGGACGCTGAACCTGCCGCCAGGTGACCCGGAAGCACCGCTGTACCAACGGTCCAGGGCCGAGGACATGATCCGGATCCTCGACCGGCTCGACGAGATCGAGGACGCCGTCCCGCTGCTGCGCGGCAAGCTGGACCAGAGGAGGGTCGCGGTGGCCGGGCATTCGATGGGCGGGCACACCGCGAGCCTTCTGCTGGGGGCGCGCTACACCGACCCTGGCAGCGGTGAGGAAGTGCGCCTCGCCGAGCCGCGGATCTCGGCCGGTGTCCTGCTCGCCGCGCCGGGCCGCGGCGGCGACGCCGTCACCGGCTTCGTGGCCGAGAACTATCCCTTCTTTCTCAGCACGGACTTCTCCGCGATGACGACCCCCGCGCTCGTCGTCGCCGGGGATCAGGACGCCTCCGGTCACCTGACGGTCCGGGGCCCGGAATGGCACACCGACCCGTACTTCCTTTCGCCGGGCCGGAAAACGCTGCTCACCCTGTTCGGCGCCGAGCACGGGCTCGGCGGGGTGTCCGGCTACGACGTCGCCGAGACGACGGACGAGAACCCCGGGCGCGTGGCCGCGGTGGGGCGCCTCACAGGGGCCTACCTGCGCTCCGAGCTCTACCCGGGCGACACCGCCTGGCAGGCGGCCTGCGAGGAGCTGGCGGCGGCTCCGGATCCGCTGGGCCGGGTCGAGTCGAAGTAG
- a CDS encoding aminoglycoside adenylyltransferase domain-containing protein → MRIEPLLGHLDREDPGGVLGLYLYGSAAAGGLKPDSDVDLLLVTRRSLAEEERAALVSLLLRLSGWRGHAGRFPDAVDRRPIELTGIVAGGPPARRDFQCGEWLREEFVEGCLPGPVDDPDVVILAATAHAAHRVLLGPALAEVLDPVPPDLLRDAALGVIPGLLAEIEGDERNVLLTLARIVATVETGRIVSKDAAAAMVGGGALLERARAGYLGAASDDWTGLSAEVAALARALADRARGV, encoded by the coding sequence ATGCGCATCGAGCCCCTGCTGGGCCATCTCGACCGTGAGGATCCCGGCGGCGTCCTCGGGCTGTACCTCTACGGTTCCGCCGCGGCGGGCGGGCTCAAACCGGACAGTGACGTCGACCTACTGCTGGTCACCCGCCGGTCGCTGGCAGAAGAAGAACGCGCAGCCCTGGTGTCGCTGCTGCTGCGGCTTTCCGGCTGGCGTGGTCACGCCGGCCGCTTTCCCGACGCCGTGGACCGGCGTCCGATCGAGCTGACCGGGATCGTGGCCGGGGGTCCACCGGCTCGTCGGGACTTCCAATGCGGGGAATGGCTTCGGGAAGAGTTCGTCGAGGGCTGTCTTCCCGGGCCCGTGGACGATCCCGATGTCGTGATCCTCGCGGCCACGGCCCATGCGGCGCACCGGGTCCTGCTCGGCCCCGCGCTCGCGGAGGTGCTCGACCCGGTGCCGCCGGATCTGCTCCGTGATGCGGCACTCGGTGTCATCCCGGGCCTCCTAGCCGAGATCGAAGGCGACGAACGCAACGTCCTGCTCACGCTCGCGCGCATCGTCGCGACCGTCGAAACGGGCCGGATCGTCTCGAAGGACGCCGCGGCGGCGATGGTCGGCGGCGGTGCGCTGCTGGAGCGCGCGCGAGCGGGTTACCTCGGCGCGGCTTCCGATGACTGGACCGGGCTCTCGGCCGAGGTCGCCGCGCTCGCGAGGGCCCTCGCGGACCGGGCGAGAGGCGTTTGA